The genomic DNA AACATGGATAACATGACAGAAAATGAGTTAATGGGTACGAATCATCCACAGAGTTACGATTATCATCTGACTACTGTTTTAATACCAGAAAATTCATTTCAGGTGCCATAAGCTCCAACCACGATGAAGCAAGTGCTGATTGCCCTCGCAACGTTAATAGGCCTAGCTGCTCTGACGCCAGCCCTGGGCTTGTCCATGGATTACAGGCGTTTCGAAGGGTCTGTGAGAAACAGGGCAGACGAAATTTTAAGGGCCTCTAGTAAACACCATCGCCTTACCAACCTGACGACTGTAAGTTGCCCTATGCCAGTTCTGTTCTGTTTCACTCAGTGTGGATTAATTTTGATGAAATGAGGTCTGtcttggaagatatatatatatatatatatatatatatatatatatatatctatatatatatatatatatatatatatatatatagatatatataatcatatatatatatatatatatatatatatatatatatatatatatatgtgtgtgtgtgtgtgtgtgtgtgtgtgtgtgtgtgtgtgtgtgtgtgtgtgtgtgtgtgtgtataaattagaAGTAAAGACATAATattgattttgtttaatatagtACGTGGATATTACTGCCCCAGGGAATGCCAGGGTTTGGGTGACTAATGTTTTGGATCTCAAAGCAGAGAAGTGCCCAGTGGAGTTTTCAAATCCCTTTACTAAGCAAGGGAAGACTTAGGGTACACAGGGGCATAGGCTTGCCTGCATGTAGGGcccaaaataaaaacatattacgtATAAAACTAGATTATTTCGTACAAATGTAGGCCTAGTTCTATACACACATTCCAATGTAGTAGTTTGTGCCTATTAAAGTTTCTTGGATTATTTTGAGTCTGAGAGTGTATTTTTTGACAGATAGTTGATATTTTGACATTGAGagtgtatttattttttgacagatAGCTGAAATACTAACTTTTGTATCACTGAATAACACATTAGCCAATTAGAAATATAGCTAGATTTATCTGTAAGATATTCAAATGACACCAGCCATGCTGGGATGGTTTCTGTCATATTTTGCAATGCTTATCTGGCAAATGTTAGTGCGGAATCAGTAGTCAGTTTATGTCTGTGAACTACAGCAGCTAGGGAGGAACTTTGTATCCCTGGAATGACTGTAGGCAGTTTATAAACCGTCTGACCAACATTCTTCCTGATCTTTATACGTGCTCTTTTCAGCCTGAGATGATCATCGCCAACGGATACCCAGCGGAAGTCCACCACGTCACGACCGAAGACGGTTACATCCTTGAGTTGCACAGAATACCACACGGGCCCAATGAAACCAGGACCCCTAACGATCCTAGACCTATCGTCTTCCTCCATCACTGTCTCCTCTGCTCCTCGTCGGATTTCATCATGAACGACCCGCCCGAGAAGGCTTTGGGTAGGTCGTTGTCTGTTCGCTGTCATAAGGCCGCCTCAGATGCGTGTATGTTCATCTACCTATCAACCATCGACTGACTTTTACAACTGTGAATTCCATCTCAATCTCAGTCGTTCACTCTTATGTCTTAATCCTCAGCCTTGGTTTATTCTTCATTGatctaatgttattattattattattattattattattattattattattattattattattattattattattattattattattattattattattattattattattattatcagaaaataaacccctattcacgtggaacaagcccacagagaccactggctttaatttctttaattgtaTTTCCTCTTTCCCTCTTATCAAACTCAGTGGTCATAACAGTATTCAAGTTTAACGTCCAGAACTCTTTCACTCCCAGTTAAACAGCTTTACTTAATCACTTCCATTTCATCAAGCAATAATGAAATATCTGTTAGCTCTTCCcatattattactactatcaACTTATGATTCCATTTATACATTAGTGTATACCCTTTCACTTGCCAACTTACTGATATTGTCCTTTTCACAGAACAGGTCTTAAACAGGTGGTTCAGATATATCAACCTCTTATTCTTCATAGCTATAACCCATTTTAATGTTCAGATCACCTACCACTGTCACCCTTATCGTTGACATTTGACTTTGTCAACAATTCTAACCTCATTTCATTATATCTGCAGCTTACTTGTTGGCAAGTAAGGGCTATGACGTCTGGTTGGCTAACGCCAGGGGCAACACTTACTCCAAAAATCATGTGAGCTTGTCCCCGAGTGAAGAAGCCTTCTGGGAGTTCAGGTGAGACTTATACCTTCCTTTCACCCATCACAGGCGCAAAGATACTTGTGTTTGTTTAAAGAAAAGACCCGAGATTTTCCTTAAAGTCCCTTATCAGTAATCAAACCAAATACTCATGTAATATTCACAGTTTTGCTATACTTCATTGCAAATGCTCATACATTTCTATACACTGAAGCCAGATAACCATGGATAAATACACTGATACTTATTAAGGCTACACAACTTAAGATCTACCGAGCATTACAGTAACAGTTTGCTTGTGAGAGTTTTGCAGAGatcaatgtatatataccatGTTTATCTCAGCGTTGATTTCTTTATTAGTTATGAAATGCCAATTCCAGTCCTGTTGATAGTAGACTCTACTAGTCACTTCTGAGTAAGGAGATCTAGGTCCTGATTAATCCACCTCTGATGTTTAAATAAAGCTTGCATTTCAAAGCCTTCACCTCTCTCCTTAGTTGGCACGAGATGGGCTACTACGACCTCCCAGCTGCCATAGACTATGTACTCTACGAAACTGGACAGAAGGACCTGAACTACATAGGATTCAGCATGGGAACCACTGTCTTCTGGGTGCTTATGAGCGAGCGTCCGGAGTATGCGTCTAAGGTATGTTGTGATTCAGATGCTTCAGTGAAAGTTTAACTGTCGATTGCTCATTTTGGTATTTATATTGTTTGGCAATGTTTCTAAACCATTTACAGTATTGAAGGAGTTGTTTTACAGTGTAATGCAAAAGGTGTTGTTTACCAGTGCAATGGTAAAGGTGGTGTTTATGTTATGGAAATGGATGGAACGATTGCTGGTAAGCAACAGAATGAAATATTTCAGTTACCAAATCAGAGAGGCGTTAAAAAAGTATTGTCTGGTTTTAGTGATAAGGCAGTCGCTTGAATCTTTTCATGAGAAAATCGTCATCAAATATCGTTTGATATTGCAAGGTTAGCTAGTTCATTATCATGTCAAACACTGGATTTTGTATCCAGGTGGAATCATGAGTCTAAAGAAATTAGTCTTATGGGTTCAGCGTTGATCCAAATCGGTATACTTGCTCTTTGTATATCTGAGTAGAACATCTGATAGCTTCATATCACCGAGGAGCTATAGGAGAACATGATGTCAGTGAAATATTAGCTCAATTAATGTAGGCTACTTAGGCCTAGACAAAAGATTTGCAGTTTATCGCTTATCGGCCTAATTTCCCTAAACTTTTATTCCCATTTTTAGGTGAGATTCATGGTAGCCATGGGACCCGTAGCCTTCGTGGAAAACATGGAAGGCCCACTGAAGTACTTGTCTTGGTTTTCCTCTACTTTTATGGTGAGTTGATGTTTGATTTTGAATGTTGCAAGAGGAAATAGCAACTGAAGCAGTTGAGTGTGTGACTTCCTCTCCAGCTGGTTTATACCACAGAAGCTTAACGTACTCGACATCTCATCACTTTCtgtaatggtttttatttttttatttataatttatttattatgtactatttctttgtttatttttgtatttggatTTTAGTTCTGATCACAAGTCCTTTATTTCCAAGGCTATACAACTCATTTATAAACACGTGTATTCTCACAATTTCATCTGCCTCTAACCAGCCCTCTGTTGGAAAATGTTTATAAACACATACTGACCTCTATTCTTACAATTTTATCTGCCTCTAACACGATTTCTGTTGTAAAATCTGTGTATTTATAAACACATATTGACGTATATATTCCTGGACTAATCTCGCAGAAAACGTTGAAATTACTAGGCCGGCACGAGATATTCTCCTTCGGAACGTTGATGGACAATCTGGTGACGTTTTTCTGCGACGAGGAACGTTGGACGTCGGCCATCTGTCACAACAGCCTCTTCTTGATCACCGGCTCCAACCCCGATCAGCTGAACAAGGTATTTCTGACGAGGGTTTGTtattttactgtccgccctcagatctttcaAACTACtggtgctagagggctgcaaattggtatgttgatcacccaccctccaatcatcaagcataccaaattgcagccctctagcctcagtagttttttaacattttatctaaggttaaagttagccacaatcgtgcgtctgacaaagATATAGGTCAGAtcttggttaaagtttcgtgggctgCGGCTCAGGCAGCATTATAACGAGACCGCCGAAAGATGGGTCTGCTTTCAGTGGCTTTGATCATACAATGTACAGATAacgcgattgcgccgaagaaacttagacgcattctttacttttttttgtgacgaagaaaaaatggaagaattttccttcttttttttttgacagatgaaGTTGATCAAAGGGTTTTTCCTTATTTGTGACAGGGATTAAATAGGTAGAAGTATTTTCcttcagattatatatatctatatatatatatatatatatatatatatatatatatatatatataatatattctattgtgACGTAGATAAagcaattttagttttaatttctcaCTATACCCAAGTATAAGTATGATTATGACAATGCTAAAAACATCTTCACTATCATCACTCCACCGactgtcatcattattattattattattattattattattattattattattattattattatttcaggagaTGCTCCCAGTCATATTAGCGCATACCCCTGCAGGGACGTCCGCTCGTACCTTGCACCATTACCTCCAGGAGGTCAGGTCAGGTGAGTGTCTTGTTTACCCCAAAAAGTTACGCTGGGAATGATCAAATATGGGATCTTTTGGGTATCAGTTATTCCCAAATATTCCACGTTGGgaattattttcacaaaattattattattattattgttgttcagtagatgaaaacctcttcatatggaacaaaccaaaggggccattaatttgaaattcagccttccaaagaatacggtgtccTCTAGGAATAATCAAGAGGAAATAAAGTGacatgcagaaagaagagaatttaGATATAAGTGACCAATTCCTGATCGATGGCTGAGTGGGTTAAGTGTGCTGTCAACCGTAACCCTCCTCAAACTGGTTCAAATCTataagtcaggttaggttaggttagctgaTTGAATATGACTCCTTCAGGGTATAAGTCATTCCCAAAATAATAGTCAGTATAATTGATATTCCATTTTGGAATGACTTTCACTAGATGGGAATTGGATGAAAGTGACCAGTTCCTGATCGATGGCTGAGTGGATTAAGGCCCCTATCACCTGTGACCTTCCCCAAAAGCCCTGGGTTCGAATCTAGGTCAAATATGACCGGCTTTGGGTGTAAATAAATAGGACTGATATAATCTTTCTTGTCTTCCTTTTCAGGGTACTTCCGGAAATTCGACTTTGGAACCAAAGGAAACGAGGAGGCCTATGGCCAAACTGATCCCCCAATATATCACCTGGAGAGGGCCACTCCACCTGTGGCCCTGTTTTGGTCCAAAAATGACTGGCTGGCCTCCCCAGCGGTAAGAATAGAATAGTTTCTCGAACCTTCTTAATGACTGAGTACATAATTTGCATATTGGTTGTTTTTGTACAAGTACTGTATGTTCACAGATCATGCCAGTACTGCCCTCTGTGGTTAACTGTCCGAAATAACCAGCATTTTCCTTGCACAAGTACTCTACATTGGTAGATCTTGCCAGTACTGCCCTCTGTGGCTAACCAATCGAATTAACCAGCTATTAGCACTGCCCTCTGTGGTCAGCTGCCAGAATTAACCAGCTCCTCCCCTTCTTTATTCCCCCAACAGGACGTATTACACTTATTGGCGAAGTTGCCCCACGTCGTCCACATAGCCAAGATCGAGGACGACCACTTCACCCATCTCGATTTCATCTGGTAAGAAAGTTCTGCCGTTTTCCGTTCGTCTTGGCTTCTTCATGAACGCTACCATGATTTCCgtttgtgtttttttgggggggaatttaTAAGTCAGTATGCCCTTCAAATTTTGAGGAATCATAAGTCATTATGCCCTTTGGATCTGGGGAATTTTTACGTCAGTATGCCATTCTGAGTTtagggaatatatataaataataattccctTAGAATTTAGGGGGATTTATTGGTCAGTATGCCCTTTGGACTGTGGGAATTTATAAGTCAGTACGCCCTTAGATTTTGAAAATTTGGAAGTCAGTAGGCTCTTCGGATTCAGGGAATTCATaagtcatatatgtgtgtatatattatattatataatatatatatagattatgaatatatataatataagattatatagatatatatatgctcaccACACCACGTAACATAATCTGGATCTCCTCTCGAAgttaattttttagatattactCAAGTTATATGATAAGTGTTCATTCACTTTTCTGTGTCTCCTCCGCAGGGCTCTCCAGGCCGACACTCTCTTATACTACCCCATCCTGGATCTTCTCTCACAGTACCAAGACGGCAATGCTATGTAGACAACTGGAAGTGAACGGTTTATTGgtacatatttttatgttttttctgggGGGAAATTTATTGGTGTaagtcttaatttattttttgtttattttcagattatatatatatatatatatatatatatatatatatttatatatatatatatatatatatatatatattctaggaaatatattggggagagtttaaatctattttttgttatcttcaaatttatatatatatatatatatatatatatatatatatatatatatatatatatatatatatatatatatatattcagtttcagatattttcaagttaaatacatttctttctttatatttcaagttTATCTTCAAACCATATTTATCTCTTCATTTATAAATTGATTTTACACCTTTTCACTTGGCGATTTCattcaataaaaatttattttgttttaatattattgtttattatcgaGTTTCATGATTTTGTACTTATAACTTTATGCAATTAGAGGTACATTGTTATGCGCtggtgaaaatgtaatttttattgagCAAACTGACATTGCTAGTATGTAATTCCATGGTTAATGTAATCTGAAAATGTAAtcttctgtttttcatttattattattatttttttgtaagctggtattattattatactgttttgGAATGAAACTATTTCATTAAGGAAATTACTTTTGGACAATACAGCAGATATTTTTTAGGTGTTACTGAGTCTGTATGAAGGAAGTATTTATTTTAGTTGTACACTATATTCCCATTCGATGAACAAGTAGGattatactatattttttatgaagcaataaaataatagttgttccttttattttcattgcatCCCATCCTAACACGTATACAAGTTTTCGAACCTAGCAAACTTGAGCCTAGCTCTGCAGTCTGCAGTGCTCAGCCATAGAAATAAAAGTCCAGCTTATGAAGTTCTTTGACAAGTAGAGAAAAGCCATTGCGTCATCTTTcagtgacgccagttttagcggTCTTTAGAGCCCTCATAGGGGGAGGAGGGGTGCTTTCAGGGTGTTTGGTCAGCGGGGCAAGGATCCCTCTGTCTTTCTCTACTCGAGCCTCGAAAGCAAGCGGAAACATTAAAGCAGAATTAAACATGTTAACTATTTCGAGGCAAGTTCAGACCAGCGGCCGTACCCTCGAGTGGTTGCTTTTCCTAGAAACTTAATCTTGTGTATGTGTCAGTGTCTGCGTCTTTGTACTTGTGTAGCCTTATGTTTAAATATCTCCTTGTTCTGACGTAACACCATTCTGTGATTTGAACGGCAAATGACCTCAAATTAACCATGGAAACCACAGATTTCGTCTGATGGTACTAAGCTTCAGCTCTCTGGTGAATCTGAACAAGAAGTTTTAGACCTAGCGGAGTTGGTAAGCCAGCACTGAGTATTGTTCTTATAGGTGAGTCAGgtgttgtttgtttgcttgttcgtATGTCACAAGAGGAAAGACGTGTAATACATCACGTAGATGATCTGAGCTGAGATGGGTGGTCCAAAGTCATTCTACCCTGAGACTAGGTCCCAGGGGAAGTCGTTAGGGGTAAGAAACCTGAAGAATTTTGCTTCACATTACAGCGGTTCTAATGATACGAAAGGATATTTTGAATCCTGCTTGCTTTCTATATATTGCCTTTACCAttttattgccattttttttatctatatcatgataaaaaaaattaaaatcggcCAATaggtttcttgaaaataattaaactatGGAATCATGAAATATAACACGAAGGTCAGAGGTGAAATTATATAACTTGAAGCTATTGAGAGCTACgagttttattaaatttaatcatGAACAATGCCATCGTCTGATATAGCATTCCTTTGTTTTGAAAGACTGTTGTTTTTCCTGTAAACCTTCACTTGAAGCAATTGCTTCATCTCACAGTCTTCTCAGGCAAAAACAATGACCGACCTCCAAGAGTAGAAACTTTACAGGAAAATGTATTACTTCgtgttttctctctcatttcgttATGTTTAATTGAAGATAAGAAAAATGTGGGCGTATCTACATATAATATTGATTGGAATAACAGGTCGTCCATTTAATTATCCCTTCAAAAAAAACGCAACGTTACAAATTTTCCTAAAGTTCAATTATATTTACGTCCCCGATGGCAACATTTTCCCATGACACATCGTCCTTATCAAAAGATCTTTCCTCTTGGGTGCACATTTATCGCTACAGAGACATGTTTACTTGTTCTCCGATAATCCTGTAGGAAGTTTGCATCATCTATTCGAATCTGTAATAAAAAAGCTCCTGAAATGCAGTCGCACGGTTAATCTTGTCTTATTTTTAGAACTTTAACGTCATCATCAGCGTCTGCGTCACAGAATCTAGTAAACGCTTTGTGTCAGTGAGGCCACGACAGCTCAGTCAGGAACTGGTTCTAACTGCTTGGACAGTTTCAGAAACTGTCTTGTCCCGTCCACTAGGAAGGTTTAATCAAAGCAAGCCGTTCTTCCCATTCTCTGGTTGGCCGTCTTGACCTTGGGAGTAATCTATtccacttctcctcctcctctccttcttcttcttcacaacgTTTAGGTGACGGCTGGGGCCACCGAGCCATGTTCTTCAGCAGTCGCCCTAACTTCTCCCTTCGTGTCTGGTCAGGGCCCGTGGATTTAGGACGACTGTTAGAGATCGTTGCAGGTCGTCTTTTCAATGTCGTAAGTATAGCGTTGCGAAAAAACGTAACATCGTGCAGTGATAGTTAGTTACAAGTGTTCCTGGCAGACTGGTACTAATAATGGGACGTGTCTGGTGTCGATAAActtcgcttctctcttgtcaGATGTTACCGTCGATGTTCGTTGCAAtgcagtgatctctctctctctctctctctctctctctctctctctctctctctctctctctcttcagattctTAACAATATGGA from Macrobrachium nipponense isolate FS-2020 chromosome 43, ASM1510439v2, whole genome shotgun sequence includes the following:
- the LOC135214013 gene encoding lipase lipl-1-like, producing MKQVLIALATLIGLAALTPALGLSMDYRRFEGSVRNRADEILRASSKHHRLTNLTTPEMIIANGYPAEVHHVTTEDGYILELHRIPHGPNETRTPNDPRPIVFLHHCLLCSSSDFIMNDPPEKALAYLLASKGYDVWLANARGNTYSKNHVSLSPSEEAFWEFSWHEMGYYDLPAAIDYVLYETGQKDLNYIGFSMGTTVFWVLMSERPEYASKVRFMVAMGPVAFVENMEGPLKYLSWFSSTFMKTLKLLGRHEIFSFGTLMDNLVTFFCDEERWTSAICHNSLFLITGSNPDQLNKEMLPVILAHTPAGTSARTLHHYLQEVRSGYFRKFDFGTKGNEEAYGQTDPPIYHLERATPPVALFWSKNDWLASPADVLHLLAKLPHVVHIAKIEDDHFTHLDFIWALQADTLLYYPILDLLSQYQDGNAM